aaaacaaaaccaacaaaaaccaaaaaaagcccaaaacaaacaaaaaaaatccccaaaaaacaaaacccccaaaccaaacaaaccaaccaaccccaaaaccccctcagcagctcagcatcctgTGACCCCCCCATGCCCCATGTGCACCCTGGTGCACTCAGCTCCCCGCACTCAGCTCTGGGGGCAGCAGGGTCCAACTTCTGCTTTTTGGGGTCAAACTCCCTAAATCCAGTGCAGGTGCCAGGGGTGGGGGCTCAGCAGGCCCTGAGCACCCAGCTGGCTGTCCCTCCCCTCACAGAACCCCTGCAGGTTATTTCTCTAAAACTTCCCCCAAACGGCTCAGCCACAAGAAATGCTCTTTTAGgaactcccccccccccgtgccACCCCCCAGCTCTCGTGTCCCGGGAACAACCCAGGGATGTTTAGGGGGAGCAGTGGTGAGGGGTTTGGGGtgtggggctgagcagcagtccctgcctgcaccccactatttcttcttcttcttcttgggGGGCTCATCCTCAGCGCTGCCGTCGGTGCTGTCtgtgctgtctgtgctgctggagtctgaggaggaggaggaggaagaagggctggaggaaggggaggagctggaggaggagctggagtcGGTGTCACTGTCATCTgaggacgaggaggaggaggatgtggaggaggaagaggaggaggagtcCTCAGTGTCAGATGAGGAGGCACTgtctgagctggagctgctgctgctgctggagctgctgacaCTTTTGgatctgaaaggaaataaataaaatgaaataaataaaatttaaaagtagt
This window of the Calypte anna isolate BGI_N300 chromosome 13, bCalAnn1_v1.p, whole genome shotgun sequence genome carries:
- the ZCCHC10 gene encoding zinc finger CCHC domain-containing protein 10 isoform X1, with the protein product MATPMHRLIARRQAEANKQHVRCQKCLEFGHWTYECKGKGKYLHRPSRTAQLAKILKEKEKQLLLQQSTGESTAEKKPKKKRSKSVSSSSSSSSSSSDSASSSDTEDSSSSSSSTSSSSSSSDDSDTDSSSSSSSSPSSSPSSSSSSSDSSSTDSTDSTDGSAEDEPPKKKKKK
- the ZCCHC10 gene encoding zinc finger CCHC domain-containing protein 10 isoform X2; translation: MSLPQLCSSSHPDREANKQHVRCQKCLEFGHWTYECKGKGKYLHRPSRTAQLAKILKEKEKQLLLQQSTGESTAEKKPKKKRSKSVSSSSSSSSSSSDSASSSDTEDSSSSSSSTSSSSSSSDDSDTDSSSSSSSSPSSSPSSSSSSSDSSSTDSTDSTDGSAEDEPPKKKKKK